One genomic region from Sphingomonas paeninsulae encodes:
- a CDS encoding DUF2460 domain-containing protein, translated as MSNAVFPALTGLTFPVVKTPMWSTKTQDSVSGKETRIGFWSYPKWKYSLAYDILRSDNVNLELQTLAGFYNARNGGFDTWLFNDPDDNSVTLQGFGIGDGASTNFQLTRSLGGYVEPVLAVNATSAPAIYINGTLKIGGTDYTLNVTTGLVTFTTAPAVSATLTWTGSYYWRCKFLDDSIDLSKFMQNLWELQTLNFQSVK; from the coding sequence TTGTCGAACGCCGTATTCCCCGCGCTTACGGGGCTGACCTTCCCTGTCGTGAAGACCCCGATGTGGTCGACGAAAACGCAGGATTCGGTGTCGGGCAAGGAAACGCGGATCGGCTTTTGGAGCTATCCGAAGTGGAAGTATTCGCTCGCCTACGACATCCTGCGCTCGGACAATGTGAACCTCGAGCTGCAAACGCTGGCCGGGTTCTACAATGCGCGCAACGGCGGCTTCGATACGTGGCTGTTCAATGATCCCGATGATAATTCGGTCACGCTGCAAGGCTTTGGCATTGGCGATGGAGCTTCGACCAATTTCCAGCTGACGCGCTCGCTGGGCGGTTATGTCGAGCCGGTGCTGGCCGTGAACGCAACGTCGGCGCCAGCAATTTATATAAACGGTACGCTCAAGATCGGCGGCACCGATTACACGCTCAACGTCACGACGGGCCTCGTCACCTTCACGACCGCGCCAGCTGTATCAGCGACCCTGACATGGACCGGCAGCTATTACTGGCGCTGCAAGTTCCTCGACGACAGCATCGATCTGAGCAAGTTCATGCAGAACTTGTGGGAGCTTCAAACTCTCAATTTCCAGAGCGTGAAGTAG
- a CDS encoding lysozyme, producing the protein MTDNPILPMAEPKKAVSKPSAVALAIAAAVAISVPITSGWEGTRLDPYWDKLAKVETVCLGETRVAMRHYTLAQCNAMLADAQAHTYGPEVLKCAPEIMNNRYIFAASIDAAYNAGSGAFCRSPMRAAFNARQWRKGCDAFIGWRATAQGVPVRGLARRRSGTPKSEHELCMKGLPNG; encoded by the coding sequence ATGACCGATAATCCAATTCTGCCGATGGCAGAGCCGAAGAAGGCTGTCTCGAAGCCAAGCGCGGTCGCTCTCGCCATTGCCGCCGCTGTTGCCATATCGGTGCCGATCACGAGCGGTTGGGAAGGCACGCGGCTCGATCCCTATTGGGACAAGCTCGCCAAGGTCGAAACGGTCTGCCTGGGCGAAACGCGCGTGGCGATGCGCCACTACACGCTGGCTCAGTGCAACGCGATGTTAGCGGATGCTCAGGCGCATACCTACGGCCCCGAGGTTCTCAAGTGCGCGCCCGAGATCATGAATAACCGCTACATCTTCGCGGCCTCGATCGACGCAGCTTACAACGCCGGCAGCGGGGCATTCTGCCGTTCCCCGATGCGCGCGGCCTTCAACGCCCGCCAGTGGCGCAAGGGCTGCGACGCCTTCATCGGCTGGCGCGCGACCGCTCAGGGCGTTCCCGTTCGCGGGCTGGCTCGACGTCGATCAGGCACCCCGAAATCTGAACACGAACTCTGCATGAAAGGATTGCCCAATGGCTGA
- a CDS encoding NlpC/P60 family protein: MTDAAKRAEIVAEAMTWLGTSYHHNASIKGVGVDCARLPAAVYHAVGLIPQIEPEYSPQWMLHHDEEKFLEFVIPYAREIDRAALLPGDLIMWKFGRTYSHSGIVIDDDGHIIHAVTRNHAVVLGDFERDTDLTSRPSRFFSLFGSN, translated from the coding sequence TTGACCGACGCAGCCAAGCGCGCCGAAATCGTTGCCGAGGCGATGACGTGGCTCGGGACCAGTTATCACCATAACGCATCGATCAAAGGCGTCGGCGTGGACTGCGCCCGATTGCCCGCAGCGGTCTATCATGCCGTCGGCCTGATCCCGCAGATCGAGCCCGAATATTCGCCTCAGTGGATGTTGCACCACGATGAGGAGAAGTTCCTCGAATTCGTCATTCCCTATGCCCGCGAAATCGATCGCGCCGCGCTCCTGCCCGGCGACCTCATCATGTGGAAGTTCGGCCGAACCTATAGCCACAGCGGGATCGTCATCGATGACGATGGTCACATCATCCACGCCGTCACCCGCAACCACGCGGTCGTGCTTGGCGATTTCGAACGGGACACTGACCTGACCTCACGCCCTTCGCGCTTCTTCTCATTGTTCGGGAGCAACTGA
- a CDS encoding phage tail protein, producing MGGKTISTTATQIAGIVIQTSSYGIPRPVIYGTNRVSANLLWFGNFTAIPHTTSSSSGGKGLGSVTQKDTTYTYTVAAIMGICEGPIVGIGSVWKDKDKTTLAAVGLTLFTGTTTQSTWSFLTGWNISTNWIYDQAFGYAGQGTSFTDQAISYSGTAYVCSSAYDLGDSASVPNHSFEVQGKFIYGGAIVDANPAVIIPDILTAQAYGIGLTSGQIAPLSGYAASYSNYCIAMGLFMSPAYSDQATGADRVQEICDLTNSAPFWSGGQLKITPRGDTAITGNGVTFTPDLTVQFDLSDDDFLGVGVDPVRVTRTSPADAYNRITMEFSNRVNQYNAEICSAEDQTAIEAYGLKTGSQITAHMFCDSTTAKLSCQLLLQRSLFVRNTYEFELGARFAMLEPMDIVTLTDGPLGMARLPVRIIEIDEQDDSFMVTAEDAPIGIASAARYSHDNGLRWQQIISQMPLSCAAPIIFEMPSLAVGDGLHMGIAVGGQTSDPLYGGCRIWLSLDGTNYTQEGTIYGSSRYGTLSAALAAHAAGTDTASTVAAALRSNAQLVSASTADRDKGTTLINVGGEYLSYQTATLTSTNNYNLTSLNRGLYGTTPGGAASGATFVRVDDAIAVLQDLNLSLIGQTVFIKCTAFDVYRTSEQALSAATAYSYTITGNMKALETPVDFATGVGGITKPAPYAGTSLSLVDVSYSGTTTIVANGFKGNGSGGDWTTGVADKNYYTSGYVAARMAGVSQRLMVGLTSQSSFSTMIYTKMEYAIYSQSGATAYFIYELGNSVYTVPTITTAAGDYFDVVNDAAVVRYYINGSLVYKSLVAPNGLKLRACITVGNGSQATANVTDVQAGPSLSAIDTLAGNGGQNLIYNGGAELGTTAGWVKNYVGGTGPVAFYTNTTYAQSGQYSFVLSKSATSDQIGATCKSVAVMPGEIYNIKVFLYGILGSSSTGLYLRAGESTTDNSPTGPISTPDFVANGPVTSGARVYDLVYIVPAGVYFFSLNVIAYTGTPSIAFEATMLKTVDFTNGLTGTGKPDANATNSALSGSPIGTITAGAVATTILSVGGIASGQVGTSAMVSNAVSNGLILNSGTVTAGNNTRTYHTLVSGSITLSVAGVVYVNFTASQQYSTGTAFTWGVIVNIGGSAFNSASGSSNVQTNSIGCSAAASLAAGTYTVSVVYYADNISVSAYNDTTYIQGLKR from the coding sequence ATGGGCGGTAAAACCATCTCGACCACGGCGACGCAGATTGCGGGCATTGTCATTCAGACGTCGAGCTACGGCATCCCGCGCCCGGTCATCTACGGAACCAATCGCGTATCGGCCAACCTGCTCTGGTTCGGCAACTTCACAGCGATCCCGCACACGACGTCAAGCTCGAGCGGCGGCAAGGGGCTGGGCTCCGTCACGCAAAAGGACACGACCTACACCTACACCGTCGCTGCCATCATGGGCATTTGCGAAGGGCCGATCGTGGGCATTGGATCGGTTTGGAAGGACAAGGACAAGACCACGCTTGCGGCGGTCGGCCTGACCCTGTTCACCGGTACGACAACACAGTCGACGTGGAGCTTCCTGACCGGCTGGAACATATCCACCAACTGGATCTACGATCAGGCGTTCGGCTATGCGGGCCAAGGAACGTCCTTCACCGATCAGGCGATTTCCTATTCGGGCACCGCCTATGTCTGCTCGTCGGCCTATGACCTGGGCGATAGCGCGTCGGTACCGAATCACAGTTTCGAGGTGCAGGGCAAATTCATCTACGGCGGCGCGATCGTTGACGCGAATCCTGCGGTCATCATCCCTGATATCCTGACGGCGCAGGCTTATGGTATTGGGCTGACTTCGGGCCAGATCGCGCCGCTTTCGGGCTATGCGGCATCCTATTCGAATTACTGCATCGCGATGGGCCTGTTCATGTCGCCGGCCTATTCGGATCAGGCGACGGGTGCCGACCGGGTTCAGGAAATCTGTGACCTGACCAACTCCGCGCCATTCTGGTCGGGCGGTCAGCTCAAGATCACCCCGCGCGGCGATACCGCTATCACCGGCAACGGCGTTACCTTCACGCCCGACCTCACTGTTCAGTTTGACCTGAGCGATGATGACTTTCTTGGGGTTGGCGTCGATCCCGTTCGGGTTACGCGCACGTCGCCAGCGGATGCCTACAACCGGATCACGATGGAGTTTTCGAACCGCGTCAACCAGTACAATGCTGAGATTTGCAGCGCCGAAGATCAGACAGCGATTGAAGCCTATGGCCTGAAAACCGGCAGCCAGATCACCGCGCATATGTTCTGCGACAGCACGACGGCCAAGCTCTCGTGTCAGCTGCTGTTGCAACGCAGCCTGTTCGTTCGCAACACCTACGAATTCGAGCTTGGCGCACGGTTCGCGATGCTCGAGCCTATGGATATCGTGACGTTGACCGACGGTCCGCTCGGCATGGCCCGCCTGCCCGTCCGTATCATCGAGATCGACGAGCAAGACGATAGTTTCATGGTGACGGCAGAGGATGCGCCGATCGGCATCGCCTCAGCTGCGCGCTACAGCCATGACAACGGCCTGCGCTGGCAGCAAATCATATCACAGATGCCGCTCAGCTGCGCGGCGCCAATCATCTTTGAAATGCCAAGCCTTGCTGTTGGCGACGGCCTGCACATGGGAATCGCGGTCGGCGGGCAAACGAGCGACCCGCTCTATGGCGGTTGCCGCATCTGGCTTTCGCTCGATGGCACGAACTACACGCAGGAAGGCACGATCTACGGCTCGTCGCGTTATGGGACGCTCAGTGCGGCGCTTGCGGCTCACGCGGCCGGGACCGATACAGCCAGCACCGTTGCGGCGGCGCTCCGATCGAACGCTCAGCTTGTTTCCGCTTCGACGGCGGATCGTGACAAGGGCACGACGCTCATCAATGTCGGCGGTGAATATCTCAGCTATCAGACCGCAACCCTCACGAGCACGAACAATTACAACCTGACGTCGCTGAACCGCGGACTTTACGGCACGACGCCGGGTGGAGCGGCAAGCGGTGCAACCTTCGTCCGCGTCGATGACGCCATCGCTGTATTGCAGGATCTTAACCTCTCGCTGATCGGGCAGACGGTTTTCATCAAGTGCACGGCCTTCGACGTGTATCGGACCTCTGAGCAGGCGTTATCGGCCGCAACGGCCTATTCCTACACGATCACCGGCAACATGAAGGCGCTCGAAACGCCGGTTGATTTTGCTACTGGCGTGGGCGGCATTACCAAGCCAGCGCCTTATGCTGGCACATCACTATCGCTGGTCGATGTTTCCTATTCGGGCACAACGACGATCGTCGCCAATGGCTTCAAGGGTAACGGCTCGGGCGGCGATTGGACCACAGGCGTTGCCGACAAAAACTATTATACGAGTGGCTATGTCGCGGCGCGGATGGCAGGCGTTTCGCAGCGGTTAATGGTGGGCCTGACGTCACAGTCGTCGTTCTCGACAATGATCTACACGAAGATGGAGTATGCAATTTACTCACAGAGTGGCGCAACCGCCTACTTCATTTATGAGCTAGGCAACTCAGTCTATACTGTTCCCACCATCACCACTGCGGCCGGTGATTACTTCGATGTTGTGAACGATGCGGCAGTTGTCCGCTATTACATAAACGGCTCACTGGTTTATAAGTCGCTGGTAGCACCGAATGGCTTGAAGCTACGCGCGTGCATCACCGTTGGGAACGGGTCGCAGGCGACGGCCAACGTCACCGACGTTCAGGCCGGTCCATCGCTCTCCGCCATCGACACGCTGGCAGGCAATGGCGGGCAGAACCTAATCTACAACGGTGGCGCTGAACTCGGCACCACGGCGGGTTGGGTCAAGAACTATGTGGGTGGCACAGGGCCGGTCGCATTTTATACCAACACCACTTACGCACAATCAGGACAGTACTCATTTGTCTTGTCCAAGTCAGCAACAAGCGACCAGATCGGTGCAACCTGCAAGTCGGTCGCCGTCATGCCGGGCGAGATTTACAATATAAAAGTGTTTTTATACGGTATTCTTGGTTCATCAAGCACTGGGCTATACCTCCGAGCCGGAGAAAGCACTACTGACAATAGTCCGACGGGCCCAATAAGCACCCCTGATTTTGTCGCAAACGGACCGGTTACCAGCGGCGCAAGAGTTTACGATCTGGTCTATATCGTACCTGCAGGGGTCTACTTCTTTTCGCTGAATGTCATTGCCTACACCGGTACTCCAAGCATCGCTTTCGAAGCTACTATGTTGAAAACCGTCGACTTCACGAACGGCCTGACCGGCACCGGCAAGCCTGATGCGAACGCGACGAACAGCGCGCTATCCGGCTCACCGATCGGCACGATCACGGCGGGCGCCGTTGCGACAACAATCCTATCGGTCGGTGGCATTGCCAGTGGACAGGTAGGCACGTCGGCCATGGTATCAAACGCCGTTAGCAACGGCTTGATATTGAATAGCGGCACAGTCACAGCCGGAAACAATACGCGCACCTACCACACACTCGTTTCTGGATCGATCACGCTCAGTGTTGCTGGCGTCGTCTATGTGAACTTCACCGCGTCGCAGCAATACTCCACCGGGACCGCGTTCACGTGGGGTGTTATTGTCAATATTGGCGGTTCAGCCTTCAACTCGGCGAGTGGATCGTCCAACGTTCAAACCAATTCTATAGGTTGCTCGGCTGCTGCATCGCTGGCCGCTGGCACCTACACCGTCTCAGTCGTCTATTACGCCGACAATATCTCGGTGAGCGCATACAACGACACCACCTACATCCAAGGGCTGAAAAGATGA
- a CDS encoding SapC family protein — translation MPISSQEHGTWRTRQLQGAQFVRTEHAVPITIDEFAVAQRFYPIIFATGDNPVPLALMGLNEGVNTFFGEDGMMVQDAYLPAYIRRYPYMLARLRPDTDELSLCVDPTANAIGAFDEGEPLFDGDQPSTAVKAILEFCEQFEQAGQRTAAFVAELKELDLLIDGEVTIQTDENSQPFIYRGFQMVAEEKLRDLRGDTLRKMMKSGLLPLVHAHLFSLSLMREIFGRQVAQGAVPEATSA, via the coding sequence GTGCCAATTTCGTCGCAGGAACATGGCACCTGGCGCACCCGCCAGTTGCAGGGCGCACAGTTTGTCCGCACCGAACACGCGGTTCCGATCACGATCGACGAATTTGCCGTCGCTCAGCGATTCTATCCGATCATTTTTGCGACTGGTGACAACCCAGTACCTCTGGCTCTGATGGGCCTGAACGAAGGCGTGAATACGTTTTTCGGCGAAGACGGCATGATGGTGCAGGACGCTTATCTGCCGGCCTATATCCGTCGCTATCCTTACATGCTGGCCCGTCTGCGCCCCGACACGGACGAGTTGTCGCTGTGCGTCGATCCGACCGCAAATGCGATCGGTGCCTTTGACGAGGGAGAACCCCTGTTCGACGGCGATCAGCCAAGCACGGCGGTCAAGGCAATCCTCGAGTTTTGCGAACAGTTCGAACAGGCCGGTCAACGGACCGCCGCTTTCGTTGCGGAACTGAAGGAACTCGACTTGCTGATCGACGGCGAGGTTACGATCCAGACCGACGAGAACTCGCAGCCGTTCATCTATCGCGGTTTCCAGATGGTCGCCGAGGAAAAGCTGCGTGACCTGCGCGGTGACACGTTGCGCAAGATGATGAAGTCGGGATTGCTGCCGCTGGTTCACGCCCATCTGTTTTCGCTAAGCCTGATGCGAGAAATTTTTGGGCGTCAGGTTGCTCAGGGCGCTGTGCCGGAGGCAACTTCAGCCTGA
- the cpdR gene encoding cell cycle two-component system response regulator CpdR codes for MIRILLAEDDDAMRVYLVRALEKSGYSVVACDRGTIALEHVVSGEGFDLLLTDIVMPEMDGIELAQKAAIVAPDMRVMFITGFSAVTLRAGQALPKAKVLSKPFHLRDLVLEVDRMFDDRAVYEL; via the coding sequence ATGATCCGTATTTTGTTAGCCGAAGATGACGATGCAATGCGTGTGTACCTTGTACGTGCACTGGAAAAGTCGGGCTATTCGGTGGTTGCCTGTGACCGTGGAACAATCGCGCTGGAACATGTCGTGTCAGGCGAAGGGTTCGATCTGCTGCTGACCGACATCGTCATGCCCGAAATGGACGGCATCGAACTGGCGCAGAAAGCCGCGATCGTCGCGCCCGATATGCGCGTAATGTTCATTACCGGATTTTCGGCTGTCACGTTGCGGGCTGGACAAGCTTTACCAAAAGCGAAAGTGCTCTCGAAGCCATTCCATCTGCGCGATCTGGTGCTCGAGGTCGACCGCATGTTCGATGATCGCGCCGTTTACGAACTTTAA
- a CDS encoding PDZ domain-containing protein, with protein MRMRKILCAIALIASPALAAEQALTQADFGPQPTFADAVATSEAAIKTRLVDPGSAQFSWPYNFARGSLKGLLSKSRLGYWTCGRLNSRNKMGGYSGESWVRVVVNAGMATLVDIGEDSSSDLTNAFCEYALKQGQLHLVANMQVPVAAAPAAPTGPRLGVVYQPTQIGVVIMTVAPGSTAERAGLKVGNVISAVNGKSLAGMGPVEMTAAVRPTASTMTYSIIGAPDVKVTLP; from the coding sequence ATGCGCATGAGAAAAATACTTTGCGCCATCGCGTTGATCGCGTCGCCTGCTCTGGCGGCCGAACAGGCTCTCACCCAAGCGGACTTCGGGCCTCAACCGACTTTCGCCGATGCTGTCGCAACATCAGAAGCGGCCATCAAAACCCGTTTGGTTGATCCGGGATCTGCGCAATTTAGCTGGCCCTACAACTTCGCGCGCGGCAGCCTCAAAGGGCTCCTTTCGAAGTCGCGCCTCGGATACTGGACGTGTGGGCGTCTTAACTCGCGAAACAAGATGGGCGGATACTCGGGCGAGTCATGGGTCAGGGTCGTAGTGAATGCCGGAATGGCAACGCTGGTTGATATAGGCGAAGATAGCTCGTCGGATCTCACAAACGCATTTTGCGAATATGCTTTGAAGCAGGGCCAGCTTCACCTCGTGGCGAATATGCAAGTCCCTGTTGCGGCTGCCCCGGCTGCGCCAACAGGCCCGCGCCTCGGGGTCGTCTATCAGCCGACACAGATCGGCGTCGTTATCATGACAGTCGCGCCCGGATCGACTGCCGAACGCGCGGGCCTCAAAGTCGGTAACGTGATTTCAGCGGTCAATGGCAAGTCTCTCGCTGGCATGGGGCCGGTTGAAATGACGGCGGCGGTTCGACCGACCGCTTCGACGATGACATATTCCATAATCGGAGCGCCTGACGTGAAGGTCACGCTTCCCTAA
- a CDS encoding DUF2163 domain-containing protein, translated as MKTISAPLTALFNSGAQFYKADFYTWSFADGSVLRTTNADVALTFGGFAFASCAPICTRSKVTLKIGVEVDSMQVTVSPTATDMLSGLPWPQAARQGYLDGGTLLVETAYLTTWPTVIGTIPIFQGQLSDVVPSRSEIAVTVKSALELLSQNFPRNVYQSVCDHTVYDAGCTLTKSTYSFGSSVTGSPASTTTFLDTGLTQAAGYFDQGVLTFLSGALAGIKRTVKAYDGAGGFTFALPLPSIPATGVTISVFAGCDRTKATCLSKFANTIHFRGTPYVPTPESVRSN; from the coding sequence ATGAAGACCATCTCCGCACCGCTCACCGCGCTGTTCAACTCAGGGGCTCAATTTTACAAGGCGGATTTCTACACCTGGAGCTTTGCCGACGGCTCGGTGCTTCGGACCACGAACGCCGATGTCGCGCTGACGTTCGGCGGCTTCGCCTTCGCAAGTTGCGCCCCGATCTGCACGCGCTCGAAGGTGACGCTAAAGATCGGCGTCGAGGTCGACTCGATGCAGGTGACGGTCAGCCCTACGGCAACCGACATGCTGAGCGGACTGCCTTGGCCGCAGGCTGCGCGACAAGGTTATCTCGACGGAGGCACGTTGCTGGTCGAGACGGCGTATCTGACGACCTGGCCAACGGTGATTGGCACCATCCCGATCTTTCAAGGCCAGCTTTCGGACGTTGTGCCGTCGCGATCGGAAATTGCTGTAACGGTGAAGTCAGCGCTCGAGCTGCTGAGCCAGAACTTCCCGCGCAACGTCTATCAGTCGGTTTGCGATCATACTGTTTACGACGCGGGCTGCACGTTGACGAAGTCAACCTACTCATTTGGCTCGTCTGTGACCGGTTCACCCGCTTCGACCACGACCTTTCTCGATACCGGGCTGACGCAGGCTGCGGGTTATTTCGATCAGGGGGTGCTGACGTTCCTCAGTGGTGCGCTCGCAGGCATCAAGCGCACGGTCAAAGCCTATGATGGCGCAGGCGGCTTCACCTTCGCGCTGCCGCTGCCGAGCATCCCAGCCACCGGCGTAACGATATCGGTATTTGCCGGCTGTGATCGCACCAAGGCAACCTGTCTCTCGAAGTTCGCCAACACCATTCACTTTCGCGGAACGCCGTATGTGCCGACGCCTGAATCGGTGCGTTCGAATTGA
- a CDS encoding N-formylglutamate amidohydrolase yields MNRSNSFEIFGPATPLSPVVVSVPHAGRDYPDLAELLRHPVERLRALEDRYADRLAERAIAGGVNAIVSKLPRLCIDLNRAEGDLDPAMVEGRSAAGYMITPRARGGLGLIPRRLNEVGDIWRVALSREEVRQRVEGHYRPYHTVLRAMLAAAQARFGVAILLDLHSMPPLAGFGKPTIVVGDRFGRTASPHVSGLAETVFTDAGFSVGRNAPYAGGISYRTTPIAPAIFRHCRLRSIAPSIWTGHSTRPALAFSACKWLSRRWSMAWQRG; encoded by the coding sequence ATGAACCGTTCCAACTCTTTCGAAATCTTTGGGCCGGCGACTCCGCTCAGTCCTGTGGTCGTGTCGGTGCCTCATGCCGGACGCGATTATCCCGATCTGGCGGAATTGCTGCGTCATCCTGTCGAACGGTTGCGGGCACTTGAGGATCGCTATGCCGATCGTCTTGCAGAGCGGGCAATTGCTGGCGGGGTCAATGCCATCGTCTCAAAGCTGCCGCGTCTGTGCATCGATCTTAACCGCGCTGAAGGTGATCTCGATCCCGCAATGGTAGAGGGGCGTTCAGCGGCCGGATATATGATCACCCCAAGGGCGCGGGGCGGGCTGGGCCTGATACCGCGGAGGCTGAACGAAGTCGGCGATATCTGGCGGGTCGCGCTCTCTCGGGAAGAAGTGCGACAACGAGTCGAAGGGCATTACCGGCCTTATCACACCGTGCTGAGGGCTATGCTGGCCGCAGCACAAGCGCGATTCGGAGTCGCGATCCTCCTTGATCTCCACTCGATGCCGCCACTGGCAGGCTTCGGCAAACCGACGATCGTTGTGGGCGATCGCTTTGGCAGAACAGCCTCTCCGCACGTTTCCGGACTTGCTGAAACGGTATTTACGGATGCGGGCTTCAGCGTCGGGCGAAACGCGCCATATGCGGGGGGCATATCATATCGCACCACGCCGATCGCACCCGCGATATTCAGGCATTGCAGATTGAGGTCGATCGCACCCTCTATCTGGACGGGGCATTCGACCAGACCGGCGCTGGCCTTTTCCGCCTGCAAGTGGCTATCGCGACGCTGGTCGATGGCCTGGCAGCGCGGATGA